The sequence below is a genomic window from Thalassobaculum sp. OXR-137.
GCCGGCGAAGACGTAGTGCCGTATCTCGTCCAGATGGCTGGGCGAGCCGGTGATCAGCCGCTTCGCCTCGTCGCGCGGGTCGCGGGCCGGGTAGGGGTAGGTTTCGTACTGGGCGCGAACCTTGCGGTCGGTCTCACTCACGCCCTGCCTCAGAACGCCAGGTCGGGGGCCGGGCGGACATGGCCGACGAGGCGGCCTTCCCAGTTATGCACCGGCTGCACCAGCTTGTCGGCCAGGCGCTGGGCCATGGCGTCGTCGATCACGCCGAGATGGCGCAGGATCGCCCCCATGGCGGTGCTGGCGGCGCGGCCGTTGCCGTCGTCGGTCTTCAGGCAGATGCCGTAGCCCTGACCCGGCACGGCGCCGGCGAACACGCCCTCCGCCCCGCTCTTCAGCAGGCAGGCCTCGCCGGTCTCGCCCAGGATCGCGCTGTTGAACCGGCCGGTGCCGGCGATCAGCAGCGGGTGCTTCGCACAGGCGGCGACGATCCGCCGGGTGGCGGCGGCCCGGTCGGGGGAAAGACGCGAGGGATCGGCGAACTGGGCCATGGCGGTCGCCATGCCCTTCAGCGGCACGCCATAGACCGGGATACCGCAGCCGTCGTAACCGGTCGGCACGCCGGACAGGTCGCAGCCGCTCATCTCCTGCATGGTGGCGCGCAGCCGCTTCTGCACCGGGTGCTCGTCGCGGATATAGCCCTTGGTGGGCTCGCCCAGATGCACGGCGGTGGTCAGCATGCCGGAATGCTTGCCCGAGCAGTTGTTATGCGCCCGGGTCGGCTTCTCGCCCGCGGCCAGCATGGCATGGGCCGAAGCCTCGTGGGTCGGGATCTGCGGGCCGCATTCCAGGTCCTCGGCGGAGAGGCCGAGCCGGCCGAGCCAGGCGTTGACCCGGTCCACATGCATCGCCTCGCCGGAATGGCTGGCGCAGCACAGGGTGACCTCGTCCTCGCCGAGATTGAAGGCGTCGGCGGCCCCGCTCTCCAGCACCGGCAGGGCCTGGATCGGCTTGATCGCCGAGCGGCCGTAGACCAGACGGTCGATATCGCCCCAGGCCATCACCGGCTTGCCGGCCGCGTCGGTCACCGCCGCGATCACCCGGTGGACGCTCTCCACCATCGAGCCGCGGGTCACCTCCACGACGATGGGGGCGGCGGCGTGGCCGGCATGGACGCGCAGGATGCGGTCGTCGGGCAGGGCGATGGGGGTGACGTCGTTCATCTGAGGTCTCCGACTGAAAGGCCACGCAGCTTGCCTCCACACCCGGCCTGGGGCAAGGTCCGCCGCCGTCGCGACAGTCCAGATGAAGGATCGGCATGAGAGGGTATTTCGGCATCGGCGCCGACCGGATCAACAAGGCACAGAACATGGGCGCGCTCATGCGCACCGCCCATGCCTTCGGCGCCAGCTTCGTCTTCACCGTGGGCGAAACCTACAACAGCCGCGAGCTGCGGCATGCCGACACGTCGGGGACGACCGGCAACCTGCCCTATTACCGGTTCGGCTCACCGGACGAGATGCTGCTGCCCCAAGGCTGCGCGCTGGTCGGGGTGGAGATCACCGACGACGCGATCGAGCTGCCGAGCTTCCACCACCCGAAGAACGCCGCCTACATCATGGGGCCGGAGCGCGGCCATCTCGACCCGGAGCTGGTCGAGCGCTGCGAGCATGTGATCAAGATCCCGACGCGCTTCTCGGTGAATGTCAGCCTGGCGGGCGGCATCGTGATGTACGACCGGATGCTGTGCCTGGGCCTGTTCGCGCCGCGCCCGCACCGTCCGGGCGCGCCGACCGAGCCGGCGCCGGTGCCCGCCTTCGGGGCGCCGCTGTGGGTGCGCAAGCAGCGCCGCCGCGACCGCAAGGCGGAAGAAGCCAGGCTGAAGGACGCGAAGACGGATCGGGGCGAAGTCTGAGCCTGCCGGGGGAGATCAGCCCAGTCTGGCCGGCGCGGTCTGGTCAGCGCGGCATCAGCGGATTGAGCAGCCGCGAGAACGGACCGGTGAATTTCAGTCCGCCTTCCACCACGATCAGGCAGAGGCATTCCTCGGACATGTCCGCGACCGGCGTGTGGTCGATCTCCGGGGTCGCGACGCAGACATCGCCCCGGGCATAGCGTCCGATGCCGTCGGAATAGGCGCCCTTCAGCACCAGGGTGTGCTCGACATCCCCGTGGGTGTGCGACAGGACGCGGCCGCCGGGCGCGATCCGCACGAGCGAGGTCCGCACCGCGGGGTCGCCGATATCGAGCATCGCCTCGCGCACGCCGATTCCGCGGGTCTTCCACGGAAGAGCGTCGATTCCGGCGCTCAGGAAGCTGCGCAGGGGCTCAGGCACCAGCCTGACGGTTTCCGGATCCAGGGGCTGCATCGGCCGGGGCAGATCCTCTGCTTCGTCGATACTGTCGTCCAGCCGGGCAAGGACCGCCGAGAGCGCGCCGTCGGACAGGCTTTCCGGGGGCGTCGTTTCCATCAGCAGACCGCCGAGCGACTCGTAGTCGCGCACCTCGCGGCGGCAGGTCGGGCACAGGGCGAGGTGGGTGGCGACCAGCACGGATCCCGCCTGCGAGGTCTTGCCCGCCGCATAGTCCAGCAGCAGGTCCGCTTCGGGATGATGATGGGGGCCGATGTCAGCCAAGATCGTCAACCTCTCGCCGCATGCGGCCCAGGGCCAGGCGGATACGGGATTTCACGGTTCCGAGCGGCAGATCCTTCTCAGCGGCGATCTCCGCATGGGACTTGTCATCGAAATACGCCATCCGGATCAGTTCGGACTGCTCCGCCGGCAAATTTTTTATCGCGGTCAGGATGCGCACCCGCGACTGGTTCGCTTCGACCGAGCGGTCGGCCTGCGGTTCCGCATCGGGCACCAGCGCCGGATCGTTCGGATCCAGCTCCGGCCGACGCTCGCGGCGCAGGCGGTCGATCCGCTTGTTCCGGGCGATGGTGAAGATCCAGGTGCTGGCGCTGGCCTGCCGGCGGTCGAAGCTGTCCGCCTTGCGCCAGACCATGACCATCGCCTCCTGCACCACCTCCTCGGCCGCAGCACCGTCGGTACCGAGGCGCATCAGATAGGATTTCAGGCGCGGGGCGAAATGTTCGAACAGTTCGGCGAATGCCGCCTTGCTGCGGTCGACGGCCACCGCCTCGATCAGGGAGTCGAAGGACGCCGGCTCTTCGGCGATGTCGGGGGCGGACGTCATGCAGTCATGTAACGGGAGCCGCCGACGCAACGCAACCATCGCCGCGGGACCCCCTCCCGCCGGCTGTGTCGATTCGCCTTCGTACCAGCATCGTGCTTCCATGCCCCCTCTACGCGGCGCCGAGACGCCCGGATCACCGGGCTCGGATACATCGCCATTTATCTGCCACATCCATCGATTTGGATCCGTGCTGGTGCTCGGCAATTGAAATCGTCGGGCGGTGATGGCATCGAAGACGGGCTCCGCATTCGATCCGCTGCGTCGTGGGCGCTGGATCGGGTCGGACGTGGGCGCGGAGGGAAATGAGCAATGAGCTGGACTACCCGAGCGATGATGATGGCCCTGGCGGTGATCGGGGCAATGGCGGCGCAGCCGGCGACGGCGGCCGAGCCGGAGCGGATCGGCCGGAACGGCGACTGGACCGCGTTCACCCTGTCTCGGGGCGGCGGCAAGGTCTGTTACATGGCGTCCTCTCCGACCAAGGCAGAGGGCGACTACAGCGCGCGCGGCGAGGTGTTCGCCCTGGTCACCCATGACCCCAAGGCCGGCATTCACGACGAGGTCAGCATCGTCACCGGCTATACCTATCGCAAGGACAGCGAGGTGACCGTGCAGATCGGCGGCGCCACCTTCGACATGTTCACCAGCGGCGACCGGGCCTGGACCCAGGGACCCGAGGAGGACGGACCGCTGGTCCAGGCGATGGTGCGGGGCGCCGACATGGTGGTGAAGGGCGTGTCGTCGCGCGGGACGCTGACCACCGACACCTACTCGCTGAGCGGCTTCACCGCGACCAAGGCACTGATCGACAAGGCCTGTCCGT
It includes:
- a CDS encoding sigma-70 family RNA polymerase sigma factor; the protein is MTSAPDIAEEPASFDSLIEAVAVDRSKAAFAELFEHFAPRLKSYLMRLGTDGAAAEEVVQEAMVMVWRKADSFDRRQASASTWIFTIARNKRIDRLRRERRPELDPNDPALVPDAEPQADRSVEANQSRVRILTAIKNLPAEQSELIRMAYFDDKSHAEIAAEKDLPLGTVKSRIRLALGRMRREVDDLG
- a CDS encoding asparaginase; translated protein: MNDVTPIALPDDRILRVHAGHAAAPIVVEVTRGSMVESVHRVIAAVTDAAGKPVMAWGDIDRLVYGRSAIKPIQALPVLESGAADAFNLGEDEVTLCCASHSGEAMHVDRVNAWLGRLGLSAEDLECGPQIPTHEASAHAMLAAGEKPTRAHNNCSGKHSGMLTTAVHLGEPTKGYIRDEHPVQKRLRATMQEMSGCDLSGVPTGYDGCGIPVYGVPLKGMATAMAQFADPSRLSPDRAAATRRIVAACAKHPLLIAGTGRFNSAILGETGEACLLKSGAEGVFAGAVPGQGYGICLKTDDGNGRAASTAMGAILRHLGVIDDAMAQRLADKLVQPVHNWEGRLVGHVRPAPDLAF
- a CDS encoding invasion associated locus B family protein, with the translated sequence MSWTTRAMMMALAVIGAMAAQPATAAEPERIGRNGDWTAFTLSRGGGKVCYMASSPTKAEGDYSARGEVFALVTHDPKAGIHDEVSIVTGYTYRKDSEVTVQIGGATFDMFTSGDRAWTQGPEEDGPLVQAMVRGADMVVKGVSSRGTLTTDTYSLSGFTATKALIDKACP
- a CDS encoding ChrR family anti-sigma-E factor — translated: MADIGPHHHPEADLLLDYAAGKTSQAGSVLVATHLALCPTCRREVRDYESLGGLLMETTPPESLSDGALSAVLARLDDSIDEAEDLPRPMQPLDPETVRLVPEPLRSFLSAGIDALPWKTRGIGVREAMLDIGDPAVRTSLVRIAPGGRVLSHTHGDVEHTLVLKGAYSDGIGRYARGDVCVATPEIDHTPVADMSEECLCLIVVEGGLKFTGPFSRLLNPLMPR
- a CDS encoding RNA methyltransferase yields the protein MRGYFGIGADRINKAQNMGALMRTAHAFGASFVFTVGETYNSRELRHADTSGTTGNLPYYRFGSPDEMLLPQGCALVGVEITDDAIELPSFHHPKNAAYIMGPERGHLDPELVERCEHVIKIPTRFSVNVSLAGGIVMYDRMLCLGLFAPRPHRPGAPTEPAPVPAFGAPLWVRKQRRRDRKAEEARLKDAKTDRGEV